A segment of the Bdellovibrio bacteriovorus genome:
TGACCATATTGATAAAGTCTTCGCCGACATACCACGCGCCATGAACAACGATATCGCGATTGTAGGCCTGATCGTTCGATCTTTGCAGGCCGTACATGCGCAGGGTTTTTCCATAAGAGCCGGTGTACACTTCACCTGTCAGATAAATTCCCAAGGAGGTCTGGCGGGAATCCTTGGTGTTACTGAAGCGATAGGCATAGTTGCCTTCACCACTGCCGATACCGTGAGAGGTATAGTATTTTTCCACGGCTCCATTGCGCAAGTTGATGAAGTAAAAACGTCGCTGGGTGGACGGGGCAGAGTAATCAATGATGACAACGTACTGCGGGCTGTTCAGGGTGACGTACTTGCTGCTGCGGTTGCGTTTTACCTCTTCACAAGGGCGCACACTGGCCGGATCTTTGCCTTCACAGGTGTAAGTGTCCTGTTGAAAGCTGCGGCCCCGGTTTTCATACATGAATTTATTTAAACGATTGACGGCGTCGGCGGGCACGCCCTGGGAGATGATTTTACGATTGATGTCGTCCTGCTGGGCTGCCGAGGCAGAAAAAGCGGTGCAGAAAAGCACTGTTCCCAGAATGTATGGCAAGGTATTTTTCATCAAGGTCCCCTTGTAAATAAGAGACCTTATATTACGCCCTTTTCGGGAAAGAAACTGTCAGAATTTTTGACAGGTATAAAACACAAAAAGGGCGCTCTAGATACGTTTAATTCAAGCGGATACGGAAAGAACCGAAGGTCACCGTTTCGGAGTACTCAATACCGTTGTCAGCTTTCACGTGCTTGCGGGTGCGGATAATAACATCCACGTCCTGTGGGACTTCTCTGGTTTTAAAGAAGGACACAGACTGCTCTTGTACCGCGCCCTGATTCAGGTGCTCAAGGCTGGTTTGCAGCAGAACTTCAGAGTATTTGTTCACCAAAAGCATTTCATAGTTGCTGTAGGTGACTTCTACGTTGGCGCCGTTGGGTGCAACATAGGATTCGCGCGTCGGTGCGGAATCAAGAACCCACTGGGCATTTTGACATTTCACCATGGCTACGCGCAGGGTGGTTTGTTGTTCTTCATCGCTGGAAGAGGCGTTGATCAAAGACAACTGAACAACTTTGGCTTTTGCTTCCGGTGTGCCACGGGAAGAGTCGCAATAAGCAACAGAGCCATCGATAACCTTGTTCAAAGTGATGTCAGCGTGTGCCGCACCAGCAGCCAAAAGCATGGATAGGACAGAAAAAACCAGACGAGCCATGGATACCCCCTTAAAAGTGATCCACTAAATACCACCAAGTGTATGTGCTTTTCAACAAAGGGATAAGTTCCAGAAAAGATTTTTTATTAGGGAGCACAAAGGGAGCGGTTTTTTGCCCGCCAAGGGTGGATATAGGAAAGACAGGGGAGGAGTTGTGGCTCCTCCCTGAAGCCTCAATGGCTGAATTTGTTTTTGATTTCAGCTATTTTATCACCGACTTTGTCGCCCCACTTTTCCATGAAGCCTTTGACTTGGGTGTCATCAATGCCCACGGTGCTCATAGCTTGATGCACGCGTTTGTCGGCTTCTTCTCTGGAGATTCCTGTTTTTGCAGAAACCAGGGTGATCAGTTCGTCGGGATTTTTCATCGCTTTTTTTATTTCTTCGTCAGTCAGATTCAGACCGGCGAATTTCTGTTTCAGGGCGTTTGAAAAGTC
Coding sequences within it:
- a CDS encoding murein L,D-transpeptidase catalytic domain family protein — its product is MKNTLPYILGTVLFCTAFSASAAQQDDINRKIISQGVPADAVNRLNKFMYENRGRSFQQDTYTCEGKDPASVRPCEEVKRNRSSKYVTLNSPQYVVIIDYSAPSTQRRFYFINLRNGAVEKYYTSHGIGSGEGNYAYRFSNTKDSRQTSLGIYLTGEVYTGSYGKTLRMYGLQRSNDQAYNRDIVVHGAWYVGEDFINMVNKKTGQPYGRLGLSWGCPALSLSMAEKLIPLLKGGSVIYHYHPALVDEAQSGRLVSTKKKN